One genomic segment of Melitaea cinxia chromosome 19, ilMelCinx1.1, whole genome shotgun sequence includes these proteins:
- the LOC123662873 gene encoding uncharacterized protein LOC123662873 encodes MGFTTVRNIVHETCKAIFTVLRSTALPKPTSQQWQSIATDFDKFWNFPNCIGAIDDVGAYGRNSDGGILQSSKFGSKLRNGFLCIPPEKALPHSTQKLPHVFVADEAFPLTENIMRPYPSHLLNDEKKRIFNYRLSRARRIVENAFGMLQERFELFQKGIKVQPKYINNIILASTCLHNFIIDGHSMEALSSNTNNAIDRTNDTVFNNLEGMVVRDCFTEYFSNVGNVYWQNKIVNRC; translated from the exons ATGGGATTCACTACCGTGCGTAATATAGTCCACGAAACCTGTAAAGCAATATTTACTGTATTAAGGTCGACTGCATTGCCGAAACCCACGAGCCAACAATGGCAGTCAATTGCAACCGACTTTGATAAATTTTGGAATTTTCCTAACTGCATTGGGGCAATAGATG ATGTCGGAGCATATGGTCGAAATAGCGATGGCGGTATACTCCAAAGCTCTAAATTTGGTTCGAAACTACGTAATGGGTTTTTATGCATACCACCGGAAAAGGCTTTACCACATTCAACTCAAAAATTACCCCACGTATTTGTCGCCGATGAAGCCTTTCCACTAACAGAAAATATTATGAGACCATACCCCTCACATCTtttaaatgatgaaaaaaaaaggatattCAATTATCGCTTAAGTAGAGCACGGCGTATTGTAGAAAATGCTTTTGGGATGTTACAAGAAAGAtttgaattatttcaaaaagGTATAAAAGTTCAACCAAAGTACATTAACAACATCATACTAGCAAGCACGTGTTTGCATAACTTTATCATTGATGGTCATTCTATGGAGGCGCTTAGCTCTAATACTAATAATGCAATCGATAGAACCAATGATACAGTGTTCAACAATCTCGAAGGGATGGTTGTAAGAGATTGTTTCacggaatatttttctaatgttGGTAACGTGTACTggcaaaataaaattgttaatagaTGTTAG
- the LOC123663077 gene encoding piggyBac transposable element-derived protein 3-like, which yields MFEKIRQFIHFNDNCQMLSQEHPEFDRLFKIRPLVQKLNEIFSKVPLEKYLCVDEQICSTKARNPLKRYNPNKPHKWGYKMYVLSGISGFAYKIEPETGSENVVLPGEPDLGASSNVVMRISREIPSNKNYRLFYDNYFTSLPLLEYLAKNGVLSLGTVRRNRIPDCKLPAEKEMSKKERGYSVKYVADVNGVDITTVAWKDNKVVNLASSFVDEMPKARVRRYNRKTKQYVSIDRPNIVGEYNRHIGGVDLIDSIMGRYKIQLRSKGGKYACFTICWT from the coding sequence ATGTTTGAAAAGATCCGTCAATTTATTCATTTCAATGATAATTGTCAAATGTTATCCCAAGAACACCCTGAATTCGACAGACTGTTCAAAATTAGACCACTTGTTCAAAAATTGAACGAAATCTTTTCCAAAGTTCCTTTAGAAAAATATCTTTGCGTTGATGAGCAAATATGCTCTACTAAAGCGAGAAATCCGCTGAAAAGATATAACCCAAATAAGCCTCACAAGTGGGGCTATAAAATGTACGTTCTTAGTGGCATCTCTGGGTTTGCATACAAAATTGAACCTGAAACTGGCTcagaaaatgttgttttaccCGGCGAACCTGATCTAGGTGCATCTTCAAATGTTGTCATGCGTATTTCGCGAGAAATACCTAGCAATAAAAATTACAGACTATTTTATGACAATTATTTTACGTCGTTGCCATTGCTAGAATACTTGGCAAAAAATGGTGTACTTAGTCTTGGTACTGTACGTAGAAACAGGATTCCAGATTGCAAACTACCTGCAGAAAAAGAGATGTCAAAAAAAGAAAGAGGGTATTCTGTAAAGTATGTTGCTGATGTCAATGGTGTGGATATAACAACCGTAGCCTGGAAAGATAATAAAGTGGTAAATTTAGCATCAAGTTTTGTAGATGAAATGCCAAAAGCGCGGGTGAGGAGATACAACAGAAAGACCAAGCAGTATGTATCAATTGATCGTCCAAATATTGTTGGAGAATACAATCGCCATATTGGTGGTGTCGATCTAATCGATAGCATTATGGGACGCTATAAAATACAGCTCCGCAGCAAAGGTGGCAAGTACGCTTGTTTTACCATTTGTTGGACCTAA